One Halosegnis longus DNA window includes the following coding sequences:
- a CDS encoding zinc ribbon domain-containing protein yields the protein MPRLSANDLRKLGVYDVDALAGEIDALRWYLTSGSTAEQNDVSEAMRKLAYAYPDRANELRSELNQLQRNAGNRRIRVNLRKAKSFIDERSTGVKDSIPDTHSNDGSPSGGTNVHTPSSNNDTEVYTDDAAGDTAVYTDTSSNTASGSAGFDTNFCPECGTDLSSLDGGSYCPECGNELPT from the coding sequence ATGCCACGGCTGAGTGCGAACGACCTGCGCAAGCTGGGAGTGTACGATGTAGATGCGCTCGCGGGCGAGATCGATGCACTACGATGGTATCTAACGTCTGGCAGTACAGCAGAACAGAACGATGTGAGCGAAGCGATGCGAAAGCTTGCGTACGCATACCCCGACAGAGCCAACGAACTCCGGTCCGAGCTCAACCAACTACAGCGTAATGCGGGGAACAGACGCATCCGCGTGAACCTTCGGAAGGCAAAGTCATTCATCGACGAGCGTTCGACCGGGGTGAAGGACTCAATTCCCGATACCCACTCGAACGATGGATCACCATCGGGTGGGACAAATGTCCACACTCCGTCGTCGAACAACGATACCGAGGTGTACACCGACGATGCGGCCGGCGATACAGCGGTCTATACCGATACCAGTTCGAACACCGCAAGCGGAAGCGCAGGCTTCGACACGAACTTTTGTCCGGAGTGTGGCACCGACCTTTCGTCGCTCGACGGGGGCTCATACTGTCCGGAATGTGGGAACGAACTCCCCACCTGA
- a CDS encoding zinc ribbon domain-containing protein, whose protein sequence is MIPVQTASPQEVDIDLPRPHRKRIQETATPGDEVVLSLGTATATLLGNQGKIRENRELDTEIPLRVIETGESIKLGSLPRRIDDDIRGGHKGIGEVERVSAEVVDIHAGETGGTEPVTGVRDAEADPPRSDSPDVPPAEHRSAAAIQFCPQCGVDLRSHSDPVYCPECGTELPTQESE, encoded by the coding sequence ATGATACCAGTTCAAACAGCCTCACCCCAGGAAGTCGATATTGATCTCCCTCGCCCGCACCGAAAACGAATTCAAGAGACAGCCACGCCGGGAGACGAGGTCGTGTTGTCGCTCGGGACAGCGACGGCGACGCTACTCGGGAATCAGGGTAAAATACGGGAGAACCGGGAGCTTGACACGGAGATTCCACTCCGGGTGATTGAGACAGGCGAGAGTATCAAACTCGGCTCTCTTCCGAGGCGGATTGATGACGACATCAGAGGCGGACACAAAGGCATCGGTGAAGTCGAGCGGGTCTCCGCAGAGGTAGTCGATATCCACGCCGGTGAAACCGGTGGTACGGAACCCGTCACTGGTGTGAGAGACGCCGAGGCTGACCCACCCCGTAGCGACTCACCCGACGTTCCACCAGCGGAGCATCGGTCGGCCGCTGCAATCCAGTTTTGTCCCCAGTGTGGCGTCGATCTGCGATCACACAGCGACCCCGTATACTGTCCTGAATGTGGCACAGAGCTTCCCACTCAGGAGAGCGAGTAG
- a CDS encoding protein phosphatase 2C domain-containing protein, whose protein sequence is MEYDTILDIGKRKRQSNGINEDSLGATTLATGHRDDEREAALFVVADGAGGHQDGDVASYIASNTVLEELSGFLATAERRRPEATAVAMQASITDDAPDGTEIREQLTAAIETAHADILEYASEAKAEPMTTIVVALVYDGFVHFAWVGDSRAYLINSAHDQISLLTRDHSTVEGMRQDGEVDDVEAEVHPDGNQITRALGGNQYDDPQMRPVDVDTGSVPLYQEDKILVTSDGLIDGWTDAPNYHSVLTNATGDEYEEVKEEILEKSVTDDEIRDTVLAADTLEAANEELVTIANERGGKDNISIIIADPGIGGNSPDPLPPRGIDEEETKVSDEETVIMGGEDDADDDAAAESNAGSADATDSPAGEQDGDDADATAEAADGESESGGVGERLGNKVRERLSGDDS, encoded by the coding sequence ATGGAATACGATACAATCCTCGACATCGGCAAGCGGAAACGACAGAGCAACGGCATTAACGAAGACAGTCTCGGCGCGACGACGCTCGCCACCGGCCACCGGGATGACGAGCGCGAGGCAGCGCTGTTCGTCGTTGCGGACGGGGCTGGTGGCCACCAAGACGGTGATGTCGCGTCGTACATCGCGTCAAACACGGTACTGGAGGAGCTGTCAGGATTCCTCGCAACGGCTGAACGTCGCCGCCCAGAGGCGACGGCCGTCGCGATGCAGGCGTCGATCACCGATGACGCCCCGGACGGGACGGAGATTCGCGAGCAGCTGACCGCGGCAATCGAGACCGCCCACGCCGATATCCTCGAGTACGCCTCCGAGGCGAAAGCGGAGCCGATGACGACAATCGTCGTTGCGCTTGTGTACGACGGGTTCGTGCACTTCGCCTGGGTCGGCGATAGCCGGGCGTATCTCATCAACTCGGCCCACGACCAGATCAGCCTCCTCACGCGTGACCACTCGACCGTCGAGGGGATGCGACAGGACGGAGAAGTGGATGACGTCGAGGCGGAGGTCCACCCCGACGGAAACCAGATTACCCGTGCACTGGGTGGAAACCAGTACGACGATCCGCAGATGCGGCCCGTCGACGTGGACACCGGCTCTGTTCCGCTGTATCAGGAGGATAAAATCCTGGTGACGAGTGACGGGCTCATCGACGGGTGGACTGATGCGCCGAACTACCACTCCGTACTGACGAACGCCACCGGTGACGAGTACGAAGAAGTCAAAGAGGAGATTCTGGAGAAATCGGTGACCGACGACGAAATCCGGGATACGGTACTTGCCGCCGACACGCTCGAAGCAGCGAACGAGGAGCTCGTCACCATCGCCAACGAGCGAGGCGGAAAGGATAACATCTCGATTATCATCGCCGACCCGGGGATTGGGGGGAACTCTCCCGACCCACTCCCGCCGCGAGGTATCGACGAGGAGGAAACGAAGGTGAGCGACGAAGAGACCGTCATCATGGGGGGTGAGGACGATGCGGATGATGACGCCGCAGCTGAATCAAACGCGGGTTCGGCTGACGCAACAGATTCCCCGGCGGGTGAACAGGACGGGGATGACGCAGATGCCACGGCTGAAGCTGCTGATGGTGAGTCTGAGTCGGGCGGTGTGGGGGAGCGACTCGGAAACAAGGTCCGCGAGCGGCTCTCTGGAGACGACTCCTGA
- a CDS encoding outer membrane protein assembly factor BamB family protein — protein MGEDSVNPTHRGMAVGSPGSTVEVAWERQFEGEFATLATDGETLYVTDGTRLSALSPHGETKWESDLPAGPTYVPAIAGDLLYTTGDDGALYAIALTTGAVQWRFSPRKHLYGGPAVGDGYVFVTDNHGTIHAIDQKAGERVWKWTFQDSTTGPVTPAAAQQTVYCTGKMGPLAALDTSDGSLRWQLSTEGAPRSVTVLDDVIVYPTDSTVIAAASPAGTKQWRTDLGSHLASHGAPAVVGDTVYATTTNMAPDIEATTNRGTVHALDLATGGETWSFEAPGLVETLPVVVGDTVLVGCHDGTLYALDRATGTINWSQQLGGQVTVTPVVAGETIYVGAASGEQITIFALRDPSTGSVAQTNSSGTNVYERDSDSTQVYCVECGTALTAQPTPDFCPHCGAKQ, from the coding sequence ATGGGCGAAGACAGTGTCAATCCGACGCACCGAGGAATGGCAGTTGGAAGCCCGGGTAGCACTGTCGAAGTCGCGTGGGAGCGGCAGTTCGAGGGCGAGTTCGCTACCTTGGCAACAGACGGCGAGACGCTCTACGTCACCGATGGTACGCGGTTGTCTGCGCTCTCTCCGCACGGGGAGACGAAGTGGGAAAGTGACCTTCCGGCCGGCCCTACATATGTTCCTGCTATCGCTGGTGACCTCCTGTACACAACCGGCGACGACGGGGCATTATACGCGATTGCGCTCACGACAGGCGCTGTTCAGTGGCGGTTTTCTCCCCGCAAGCACCTCTATGGCGGCCCGGCCGTCGGTGACGGCTACGTTTTCGTTACCGATAACCACGGAACAATCCACGCAATTGACCAGAAGGCTGGTGAGCGCGTCTGGAAGTGGACGTTCCAAGACTCGACCACGGGACCAGTAACACCGGCAGCTGCACAGCAGACGGTGTACTGTACTGGTAAAATGGGGCCCCTCGCTGCGCTCGATACGAGCGACGGGTCGCTTCGATGGCAGCTGTCGACCGAAGGAGCGCCACGCTCAGTCACTGTCTTGGACGATGTGATTGTCTACCCGACAGATTCTACTGTTATCGCGGCCGCAAGTCCTGCTGGCACCAAACAGTGGCGAACAGACCTCGGGAGCCATCTCGCAAGCCACGGCGCGCCGGCAGTCGTCGGTGATACGGTGTATGCAACGACGACGAACATGGCCCCCGATATCGAGGCAACGACGAATCGAGGGACTGTACACGCACTCGACCTCGCGACTGGTGGTGAGACCTGGAGCTTCGAAGCCCCCGGGCTTGTTGAGACACTCCCTGTCGTTGTCGGCGACACTGTTCTCGTTGGCTGCCACGACGGAACGCTGTACGCCCTCGACCGAGCGACCGGTACTATCAACTGGAGCCAGCAACTCGGCGGCCAGGTCACTGTCACCCCAGTAGTGGCTGGCGAGACCATCTACGTCGGTGCTGCAAGCGGTGAGCAGATCACGATATTTGCACTCCGCGACCCATCAACTGGGAGCGTCGCTCAGACCAACAGCTCAGGAACGAACGTATACGAGCGAGACAGTGACTCCACGCAGGTGTATTGTGTCGAGTGTGGGACTGCTCTGACAGCCCAGCCCACCCCCGACTTCTGTCCCCACTGCGGTGCAAAACAGTGA
- a CDS encoding dual specificity protein phosphatase family protein — MQNVAPGLFIADIQQAGDQHRYDTHEISDVVKLTHEPPDGGYPQAVSVHDHPMVDGPQNDRDSLAQAVQTTVDRLTADRRVVVHCSAGASRSVAVAGAALALVHEVSFDAALDTIRETTQPHLHPRLRDNAVSVVDSLRHQ, encoded by the coding sequence ATGCAGAACGTAGCGCCCGGGTTGTTCATCGCAGATATTCAGCAAGCAGGTGATCAGCATCGGTACGATACGCATGAGATATCAGATGTGGTGAAGCTCACCCACGAGCCACCAGACGGCGGATACCCGCAGGCAGTGTCGGTGCACGACCACCCGATGGTCGATGGGCCACAAAACGACCGTGACTCGCTCGCCCAAGCAGTTCAAACGACGGTCGACCGACTCACAGCCGATCGCCGCGTAGTTGTCCACTGTTCGGCTGGTGCAAGTCGGTCAGTTGCCGTTGCTGGCGCGGCGCTCGCGCTCGTTCACGAGGTATCGTTCGATGCGGCCCTCGACACGATTCGAGAGACGACACAGCCGCATCTCCACCCACGACTCCGAGATAACGCTGTTTCGGTGGTCGATTCGCTTCGACACCAGTGA
- a CDS encoding HEAT repeat domain-containing protein yields the protein MGLLGDDRFDPDRAQELATLAESDPQAAAEHVDELSDMLQADRADIRNAAAYSLSLAAEPRPKRVSTVVPALREALTDDSDDVRANATWCLSRIAVEYPEKVHPALAQLKRRLQDTATEDAAISAFIGLSDEYPTECESITEDAIRLLEHHESNVRSSAAYVTWNLGKVSPASIRHAVDPCVGLLTDSNEFVRHNAVGTLGQIATAFPEDVEPAAESVSELLEDSKQSVQTYAAWTLSNVAVEYPERVGTAASAGLVRLLTAQGIDVRRYATYALVSAAIQTPSTVTPTDDAIAGLQAVRDVQVLDIDPDMIDQAITALESAPSVGSSTGTTRRRTDATTQSTTDAIEQQVTEIPGSTSDTTTSQSQTATTTDTSTTATETQQDEPASTRAEPAASESSRETATRDESPTTETETSDEENRTEVFNPNEGGEDSRGASQFCPHCGEQLPASAAAFCGHCGSELP from the coding sequence ATGGGTCTGTTGGGAGACGATCGCTTCGATCCGGACCGAGCACAGGAATTGGCAACGCTCGCAGAATCAGATCCCCAGGCTGCCGCCGAGCACGTTGACGAGTTATCTGACATGCTGCAAGCTGACCGGGCGGATATCCGGAACGCTGCGGCCTACAGTCTCTCGCTAGCAGCAGAGCCGCGACCCAAACGCGTCTCGACCGTCGTTCCGGCACTCAGGGAAGCACTTACTGATGATTCAGATGACGTTCGAGCGAACGCCACGTGGTGTCTCTCCCGAATCGCCGTCGAGTATCCGGAGAAGGTACATCCGGCCCTCGCGCAGCTGAAACGTCGCTTGCAGGATACGGCAACAGAGGACGCTGCAATCTCGGCGTTCATCGGTCTGAGCGACGAGTATCCGACGGAGTGTGAGTCGATTACGGAGGACGCCATTCGACTCCTCGAGCATCACGAATCCAATGTTCGCTCGTCGGCCGCCTACGTCACCTGGAACCTCGGCAAAGTCTCGCCGGCGTCGATTCGCCACGCAGTCGACCCCTGTGTCGGCCTCCTCACTGACTCGAACGAGTTCGTCCGGCACAACGCCGTCGGAACGCTTGGCCAAATCGCCACTGCGTTTCCCGAAGACGTCGAGCCTGCAGCGGAATCCGTCTCAGAACTGCTCGAAGATTCGAAGCAGTCGGTGCAAACGTACGCCGCGTGGACGCTGTCAAACGTCGCAGTTGAGTATCCCGAGCGGGTCGGCACCGCAGCCTCAGCCGGACTCGTTCGTCTCCTCACGGCCCAAGGCATCGACGTTCGTCGGTACGCAACCTACGCGCTTGTCAGTGCAGCCATCCAAACCCCGTCAACAGTTACCCCAACAGACGACGCAATCGCAGGCCTCCAAGCGGTTCGAGATGTGCAGGTTTTGGATATTGATCCGGATATGATCGACCAGGCGATTACCGCGCTTGAATCGGCACCGTCGGTTGGCTCGTCCACCGGGACGACTCGTCGTCGCACGGACGCCACTACCCAATCGACGACCGACGCAATCGAACAACAGGTGACCGAGATTCCAGGCAGCACAAGCGACACCACGACGAGTCAGTCACAAACGGCTACGACTACCGACACCAGCACGACAGCTACCGAAACCCAGCAGGACGAACCTGCGAGCACACGTGCTGAACCCGCCGCAAGTGAGTCCTCCCGCGAGACTGCGACGCGGGACGAGTCACCGACGACCGAGACAGAAACGAGCGACGAAGAGAATCGAACGGAGGTGTTCAATCCAAACGAGGGAGGGGAGGACTCTCGGGGAGCATCACAGTTTTGCCCACACTGTGGAGAGCAGCTTCCAGCAAGCGCCGCCGCTTTCTGCGGTCATTGCGGCTCTGAACTCCCCTGA
- a CDS encoding protein kinase domain-containing protein, producing MPISDDIFTETGRDVAELAEIVAPLVYEQVTEPSTPSDVLTGLPADGQRTATETRVAERFDVDELELTTQAVRLVLDELVNDGYLSRRLVPAPGTPSGFQVFYRRAETDDDALDELRETASASLSSSADDSGDSDEESASAAEQTAETTTDSPATMNLDPSTLEPGTVIEDRYRLEQALGGKSETSVWRATDTETSHAVILKLATGDGADLVRNEAAILRKLQETELAETLPAVIAEYERENGAILVKEVIEGMTLEELVETEGGLADDEVVYILEELTDIVATCHANDIIVQNLLPEDIILQPDGTVSLVDFDIAIDLAGSGPILHPQTPYTPPEVGEKREEMDEPIGAASDVYQLGLVGIFLRVGTLPQDRPEQGLSPVDYGRESAIGSVLERATREPVADRFDSAIVFHRRIRAQWE from the coding sequence ATGCCAATCTCAGACGATATCTTCACTGAGACGGGACGAGACGTGGCCGAGCTAGCTGAAATTGTTGCGCCACTGGTGTACGAGCAGGTCACGGAACCGTCCACCCCGAGTGATGTGCTCACCGGGCTCCCAGCCGACGGACAACGGACAGCGACCGAAACGCGCGTCGCCGAGCGGTTCGATGTCGACGAGCTCGAGCTCACGACGCAAGCGGTACGACTCGTCCTCGATGAGCTGGTGAACGACGGGTATCTCTCCAGACGATTGGTTCCGGCACCGGGGACTCCCAGCGGGTTTCAGGTGTTTTATCGACGAGCCGAGACCGACGACGATGCGTTAGACGAGCTCCGAGAGACTGCCAGCGCCAGCTTGTCGAGTTCCGCAGACGATTCCGGTGATAGTGATGAGGAATCAGCATCGGCCGCCGAACAGACAGCAGAGACGACGACCGACTCGCCAGCAACAATGAATCTCGACCCGTCGACGTTGGAACCAGGGACAGTTATCGAAGACCGCTATCGGCTGGAACAAGCCCTGGGCGGGAAGTCAGAGACGAGCGTCTGGAGGGCTACTGATACGGAAACGAGTCACGCCGTCATTCTGAAGCTCGCTACCGGGGACGGGGCCGACCTTGTCAGAAACGAAGCCGCAATCCTGCGGAAGTTACAGGAGACCGAGCTAGCAGAGACGTTGCCAGCGGTCATCGCTGAGTACGAGCGCGAGAACGGAGCCATCCTCGTCAAGGAGGTCATCGAGGGAATGACGCTGGAGGAACTCGTCGAGACGGAGGGGGGACTTGCCGACGACGAGGTTGTGTACATTCTCGAAGAGCTCACCGATATCGTCGCAACATGCCACGCGAACGATATCATCGTGCAGAATCTCCTCCCCGAAGACATCATTCTCCAGCCCGACGGGACAGTGTCACTCGTCGACTTCGATATCGCAATTGATCTGGCCGGATCGGGACCGATTCTTCACCCACAGACGCCGTATACGCCGCCGGAAGTCGGTGAGAAACGCGAGGAGATGGACGAGCCGATTGGTGCAGCGTCCGACGTGTATCAGCTCGGGCTGGTGGGGATTTTCCTTCGGGTAGGCACTCTGCCACAGGACCGACCAGAACAGGGACTGAGTCCCGTCGACTACGGCCGGGAGTCAGCCATCGGGTCCGTGCTTGAACGTGCGACACGAGAGCCGGTCGCTGATCGGTTTGACTCGGCGATCGTGTTCCATCGGCGAATCCGCGCACAGTGGGAGTGA
- a CDS encoding outer membrane protein assembly factor BamB family protein produces the protein MGVEWQYNPVHHGEWQLAGIPTTEPTLAWRQSFDHSIVGVSATADTLYVAAGKTVRMLTADGSVMAATTTEERLLGPPTADDAGAVFATANDELRAVTATGDLLWTQPLEGLSTVPAAVTEDFVIVATRDNGVCALDRESGATRWRFDTDEWVQTAPAVAAGTAFVGGRDDCLRALDLESGAELWCIEAADNFEGPPTVVDGVVYAGTNNGRVYAVAADSGVKQWDYTVGGYVQTAPAVVNGQVVVGTDHGSVYGLDTADGSLNWKSEGFGIIRCPPVATDEAVIVGDQGGKLACLDAKTGSEQWTRDAGGKLTRAPAVMESGLIYGTSNGDVFALQMSTTAKTAPTTTESTGDTQIYDSGETVNTPSAPPAWEYCPTCGEHLTAVDTAVSPDITHCPHCGTDVTGLDGPKFCPGCGTDLTRL, from the coding sequence ATGGGCGTCGAATGGCAGTACAACCCCGTACACCATGGCGAGTGGCAGCTAGCTGGGATTCCGACGACCGAACCGACGCTCGCGTGGCGCCAGTCGTTCGATCACTCGATTGTCGGCGTAAGCGCTACCGCGGACACGCTCTACGTCGCCGCCGGCAAAACAGTGCGAATGCTGACGGCCGATGGGTCTGTGATGGCCGCGACAACAACTGAAGAGCGATTGCTAGGACCACCAACTGCAGATGATGCGGGGGCAGTCTTCGCAACAGCCAACGACGAACTCCGGGCAGTAACCGCTACCGGTGACCTCCTCTGGACTCAACCGCTGGAGGGACTCTCGACGGTGCCGGCAGCAGTGACGGAGGATTTTGTCATCGTCGCGACCAGGGACAACGGCGTCTGTGCGCTTGATCGAGAGAGTGGCGCGACTCGCTGGCGATTCGACACCGATGAGTGGGTTCAAACTGCACCAGCGGTTGCGGCTGGGACGGCCTTTGTCGGTGGACGAGATGATTGTCTTCGAGCTCTCGACCTCGAGTCTGGCGCCGAGCTGTGGTGTATCGAAGCCGCTGACAACTTCGAGGGACCGCCGACAGTTGTTGACGGAGTCGTCTACGCCGGTACGAACAACGGTCGTGTCTACGCCGTCGCAGCCGATTCTGGAGTCAAGCAATGGGACTATACAGTCGGTGGCTACGTGCAAACTGCACCGGCAGTCGTTAACGGGCAGGTCGTCGTGGGGACCGACCACGGCTCCGTGTACGGTCTCGATACAGCAGATGGCAGTCTCAACTGGAAGAGCGAAGGATTTGGCATTATTCGCTGTCCACCAGTTGCAACTGACGAGGCAGTGATTGTCGGAGACCAGGGCGGAAAGCTCGCCTGTCTCGATGCGAAGACCGGGAGCGAACAGTGGACCAGAGACGCCGGTGGTAAACTCACCCGCGCACCGGCAGTGATGGAGTCTGGATTGATTTACGGCACCAGCAACGGCGACGTGTTCGCCCTCCAGATGTCGACGACCGCAAAGACAGCCCCGACGACGACTGAATCGACCGGTGACACGCAGATCTATGATTCGGGCGAGACCGTCAATACCCCGTCTGCGCCTCCGGCGTGGGAGTACTGCCCGACGTGTGGCGAGCATCTCACGGCGGTGGACACCGCCGTCTCGCCTGATATCACGCACTGTCCACACTGCGGCACGGATGTCACCGGCCTCGACGGCCCCAAATTCTGTCCGGGATGTGGCACGGACCTCACTCGCCTGTGA
- a CDS encoding zinc ribbon domain-containing protein: MSSDIDSAVRPFVRPIVKAGLALLSLLVIRIFVTVLPGLENTVPSTELTVAQVVSAVIGVLMVGVVAWVGLRIHSTGKSSDNRIVQATARGARLIILLLTVLLLHTVLKPIVTPFLTPQPGIWTFDLAFLLIALVPLGLLGYRMVTNLDALTDSIVDSLSGLSSLRSDGGMKRSSETQDGTDDDTTTCDSCGTDVPADGAFCPNCGTQF, encoded by the coding sequence ATGAGCAGTGATATCGACTCTGCCGTGCGTCCGTTCGTTCGCCCCATCGTGAAGGCTGGACTCGCGCTACTGAGTCTGCTCGTCATCCGCATCTTCGTCACCGTCCTGCCGGGCCTTGAGAACACAGTTCCGTCGACAGAGCTCACAGTGGCCCAGGTCGTCAGTGCCGTAATCGGGGTGTTGATGGTCGGTGTCGTCGCGTGGGTCGGACTCCGGATTCATTCAACCGGAAAGTCATCGGACAACCGCATCGTGCAGGCCACTGCTCGCGGTGCGCGACTAATCATTCTCCTTCTCACCGTTCTCCTCCTCCACACCGTCTTGAAGCCAATCGTGACGCCATTTCTCACCCCCCAACCGGGTATCTGGACGTTCGATCTGGCCTTCCTACTGATCGCTCTCGTTCCGCTCGGACTCCTTGGCTACCGTATGGTGACGAACCTGGATGCTCTCACCGACTCCATCGTCGATTCACTGAGCGGGCTTTCTAGTCTCCGGAGTGACGGCGGGATGAAACGTAGCTCCGAGACACAGGACGGAACCGACGATGATACGACGACGTGTGACAGTTGCGGAACTGATGTCCCTGCAGACGGCGCCTTCTGCCCCAACTGTGGCACGCAGTTCTAG
- a CDS encoding FHA domain-containing protein: protein MHIEGDRIEIPTGVAVGRELRRHLVDQGVAKQRALAISRDHFIVESVDGELKLQDLDSTGGTVLDGTRLPPEQWTSLADGDEVVLAGELRGRFEVA from the coding sequence TTGCACATCGAGGGAGACCGGATTGAGATTCCGACGGGAGTTGCAGTCGGCCGAGAGCTCCGACGCCACTTGGTCGACCAGGGCGTCGCGAAACAGCGAGCGTTAGCGATTAGCCGCGACCATTTCATCGTCGAATCGGTCGATGGTGAACTCAAGCTGCAGGACTTAGATTCGACGGGCGGAACCGTCCTCGACGGGACGCGCCTTCCACCGGAACAGTGGACATCACTCGCCGACGGTGACGAAGTCGTGTTGGCGGGAGAGCTGCGTGGCCGTTTCGAGGTTGCTTGA
- a CDS encoding CAP domain-containing protein, which translates to MDDDQTAEQPSPPEDGFMTLDLPDETGGQTPSELGISPTALAHLTHYYTERARLDHDATLLRFDEDLAQIAVAHSRDMRTREYLGHESPEGDNVGERLDRFQYAPPESERRGVRFGENIARNAYRVPVESDGRHINHTVEDVAAHVVDQWLDSPGHRENLLDPTWAREGIGVAFHPHRSGAFVFVTQVFSDV; encoded by the coding sequence GTGGACGACGACCAAACTGCTGAGCAGCCGTCACCGCCGGAAGACGGCTTCATGACGCTCGATCTGCCTGACGAGACAGGCGGGCAGACTCCCTCGGAGCTCGGCATTTCCCCGACCGCGCTCGCTCACCTGACGCATTACTACACCGAACGAGCCCGGCTCGACCACGACGCGACGCTCCTTCGCTTCGATGAAGACCTTGCACAGATCGCTGTAGCACACAGTCGCGACATGCGGACGCGGGAGTATCTCGGCCACGAATCGCCCGAGGGAGACAACGTCGGTGAACGACTCGACCGCTTCCAGTACGCGCCTCCGGAGTCTGAACGCAGGGGGGTGCGGTTCGGTGAGAACATTGCGCGGAACGCGTATCGCGTACCGGTCGAGTCAGACGGCCGCCATATCAACCACACTGTCGAGGACGTGGCAGCTCACGTTGTCGACCAGTGGTTGGACTCTCCGGGACACCGAGAAAATCTGTTGGACCCGACGTGGGCGCGGGAGGGAATCGGCGTTGCCTTCCATCCACATCGGTCCGGGGCCTTTGTCTTTGTCACGCAGGTCTTCAGTGACGTATAG